In the Candidatus Dechloromonas phosphoritropha genome, AGGCCGATGCGCGGATGCTTGGCGGCGCGCATCTGATCGAGCTGGAACGAACTCAAAGAGAACAGCGATGTTTCGGTGCTCGAGAAAAAACCCGAAAAACAGAGCAGGACGACAAAAACGGCCAGTTCGATCCAGAGTGCAGCATCCATGTGTCAGATTATGTGGTAGAGCACGGACTGGGTCAAATGCCAGCATTATCCAATGGGGTATGAGTCTGAAGTCAAATAAACCTGAAAAACCCGCCACTGCATGCCCGCTGTCTGTGCCTGAGGCCACTTGGGCGGCGGAAATTTGCCGCGCAGGTGGCCTCAGGCGCGAGTTGCCCTCCGACGAGCGACGTCTGTTCGTCTGTTGCCCTACCACGCGATGCGCTGATCGAACTCGCCCCGCCAGGGGATTTGCTTCGCGGCATGGTGCGGTGCCGGTTGCACTTGCGGATCGCTCTCGTGCGGCGCGACGCCCGCGATCTCCCACTGCGGCGGCCCGCGGACCGGTAGCAGGCGTGGCAATGAGGTCGGCTCACCCAGATGACCGAGAATCTCCTGGATCACCACCGCCTCGGTGATGAAGGCGATGATCTTCATCTGGCCGCCGCACTTCGGGCACCCCAGCGGCAACACCTCACAGATACGCGCCAATACCAGCGCCCATGCGTAGCGCGCCACTTTGCGATGCAGCGGTTCGTCGGTCGATGCAGCGAGTGGCGCAATTGGCCCAGTGTGCACGCCGGAACCGGCAGCAACCGGGGTGCTGCCGATTCCGGCCGACTGCGCCAGTGTAGTGACTGCTGCCCGTAGTGGCGAGTTCGGTGCCAGCACCCCGACGTAGCGATGACGATGTTTGCGTGGTGGCGGGATGACGTGGTCGGCCAGATGGGCGGCGGTCTCCACCATGCGCCGGGTATTGCAGGACGGACAGATACCGCGTCCCTTGCAGGAGTAGGCAACGAGAAAATCCTGGTCACACTCGGCACAACGGCCGCGGGCAAAGCCATGGGCGAGGATGCCGCAGGTCAGGTTTGGCGTTGGCCAGGCAGAACCGGAACGTCGCGCCGTCAATTGCTCTGCGTACCAGAAGGTGCTAGGGGTGGCCG is a window encoding:
- a CDS encoding transposase zinc-binding domain-containing protein, translating into MPAQPPSHWRRLLFADDSKRKFRADYLTRQVWVWNGHSPAATPSTFWYAEQLTARRSGSAWPTPNLTCGILAHGFARGRCAECDQDFLVAYSCKGRGICPSCNTRRMVETAAHLADHVIPPPRKHRHRYVGVLAPNSPLRAAVTTLAQSAGIGSTPVAAGSGVHTGPIAPLAASTDEPLHRKVARYAWALVLARICEVLPLGCPKCGGQMKIIAFITEAVVIQEILGHLGEPTSLPRLLPVRGPPQWEIAGVAPHESDPQVQPAPHHAAKQIPWRGEFDQRIAW